The Corallococcus caeni genomic interval ACGGGAAGGTCGTGGACGAGAGCGAGGCAGGCGATCCGCTCGTCTACCTGCACGGCTACGAGGAGATCGTCCCCGGCCTGGAGAAGGCGCTGGAGGGCAAGTCCGCGGGCGAGTCGCTGAAGACGGTCGTCTCCGCGGCGGACGGCTACGGCGACTACGACCCGGAAGGCGTCGAAGAGGTCCCCCGGACGGAGTTCCCCGAGGACCTGGAGATCAAGGCCGGCGGCATCCTGAGCGCCACGGACCCGGAAGGTGACGAGGTCGACTTCCTGGTCAAGGAAGTGCGCAAGGACACGGTGCTGGTGGACTTCAACCACCCGTTCGCCGGCAAGGAGCTGCACTTCGAGGTCACCATCAAGGAAGTGCGCGCCGCCACGCCCGAGGAACTCGAGCACGGCCACGCGCACGGCCCCGACGACGACCACGATCACTGACCGCTGGGGCCCTTCGGCCGGCCCTTGCCGTGCGTCCGGGCATGCCGCCCGGGCGCCGCGCCTTCGGGCCGCTTGGAGCTTCCATGGTCGGCCTGGCGAGGCCCCGGGTCGCGCTGCTTCGCCAGCCATGCCTCCATCTCCTGCTTGAAGAGGGGGTCCTTGCGCGGCACCTCCGTGCGGGGGAGCTCCTGGCGGATGATGCGCTCGATGTCCTGGAGCGTGCGCCGCTCGACCTCCAGCGCGAAGAGTGACGCCCGTCCACTGGCCGCCGCGCGAGCGGTGCGGCCGATGCGGTGCACGTAGTCCTCCGGCCCGTGCGGCACGTCCATGCTGATGACGTGGCCGATGTCATCCACGTCCAGTCCGCGCGCCGCGAGGTCGGTGGCCACGAGGCAGCGGTACTGCCCGCGGCGGAAGCCCTCCAACGCCTGACGCCGCTGGGCCTGCGTGCGGCCCGCGTGCAGGGCGGCGGACTTGTGGCCCGCGGCGGCGAGCAGCTCCTTCATCTTGTCCGCGCGCTGCTGGGTGCGCACGAACACGAGCGCGCTGGCCTGGTCCTGCGCGAGCAGCGTGAGCAGCAGGGGCCACTTCTCCTCGGGCTTCACGATGTAGAGGTGCTGTTCGGCGCGGGGCGCGGGCGTCCCGCTGGGCGTGACCTCCACGCGCACGGGCTTGTGCAGCGCGCGCTGGCCGAACCGCGCCACGTCCGCGCCCAGGGTGGCGGAGAACAGCAGCGTCTGGCGGTCGCGGGGCAGCGCGTGGAGGATCTGGTTGATCTGCGGCAGGAAGCCCATGTCGAGCATCCGGTCCGCCTCGTCCAGCACCAGGGTGCGGATGCGCGACAGGTTCACGGCCTTGACGCCCAGCAGGTCCACGAGCCGGCCCGGCGTGGCGACGATGAGGGTGGGGCGCTCTTTAAGCGCGTCCACCTGCGCGTTCATGTCCTCGCCGCCGACGATGAGCGTGGGCAGGACGCGCAGGGACTCGCCGAAGAAGCGGGCCTGCTCCGTCACCTGCTGCGCCAGCTCACGCGTGGGGGTGAGGATGAGGCCCAGCGTGCCGCGCTCGCCCACGAAGCGTTCAATCATGGGGAGCAGGTAGGCGGCCGTCTTGCCGGTGCCGGTGGCCGCGCAGCCGATGACGTCGCGGCCGGACAGCGCGGGCGGGATGGCCTGCGCCTGGATGGGCGTGGGAGCACCGAAGCGGGCACGCTTCACGGCGCCCAGCGTTTCGGGGGACAGGCCCAGGGACTTGAAGGAAGCACTCATGCCCCACGCCTCCCACGTTTTAGGCCAGGGAGGGAAGGGGATTGAGGGGCAGGGGGCGCCCCGGGCCGTGGAAGCCCGGGGCGCGGGGGCTGCCTTCAGCCCGCGTTCAGCGCCGCGCCGTGGTGGCGCAGGTGGTCTTCCATGAACGTGGAGACGAAGTAGTAGCCGTGGTCGTAGCCCTCCTGCATGCGCAGGGTGAGGGGCTGGCCCGCCGCCTCGCAGGCCTCCTTGAGGAGGTGCGGGTGGAGCTGATCCGGCAGGAACTTGTCCTTCGTCCCCTGGTCCACCAGCAGCGCCGGCACGCGCCGGCCCGCCTTCAGGAGCTCCGTGGCGTCGTACTCACGCCACGTCTGCTCATCCGGGCCCAGGTAGCCGCCAAAGGCCTTCTTGCCCCAGGGGCTGCGGATGGGAGCCCCGATGGGCGCGAACGCGGACACGGACCTGTACCGGCCCGGGTCGCGCAGCGCCGTGACGAGCGCGCCGTGTCCACCCATCGAGTGTCCGAAGATGCCCTCGCGGTCCATGCGCGCGGGGAAGTGCGCGCCGAGGATGCCGGGCAGCTCCTTCGTCACATACGTCCCCATGCGGTAGCGCGCCTTCCACGGCTCCTGCGTGGCGTCCAGGTAGAAGCCCGCGCCGGTGCCGAAGTCCCAGTCCGCGTCCTCGCCCGGGATGCCCGCGCCGCGAGGACTGGTGTCCGGCGCCACGAGCATCAGCCCCAGCTCCGCCGCCACGCGCTGCGCGCCGCCCTTGGTGGGGAAGGTCTCCTCCGTGCAGGTGAGGCCGGCCAGGTAGTACAGCACCGGCACCTTG includes:
- a CDS encoding FKBP-type peptidyl-prolyl cis-trans isomerase; amino-acid sequence: MKIGKDSVVAIDYKLHLGDGKVVDESEAGDPLVYLHGYEEIVPGLEKALEGKSAGESLKTVVSAADGYGDYDPEGVEEVPRTEFPEDLEIKAGGILSATDPEGDEVDFLVKEVRKDTVLVDFNHPFAGKELHFEVTIKEVRAATPEELEHGHAHGPDDDHDH
- a CDS encoding DEAD/DEAH box helicase — encoded protein: MSASFKSLGLSPETLGAVKRARFGAPTPIQAQAIPPALSGRDVIGCAATGTGKTAAYLLPMIERFVGERGTLGLILTPTRELAQQVTEQARFFGESLRVLPTLIVGGEDMNAQVDALKERPTLIVATPGRLVDLLGVKAVNLSRIRTLVLDEADRMLDMGFLPQINQILHALPRDRQTLLFSATLGADVARFGQRALHKPVRVEVTPSGTPAPRAEQHLYIVKPEEKWPLLLTLLAQDQASALVFVRTQQRADKMKELLAAAGHKSAALHAGRTQAQRRQALEGFRRGQYRCLVATDLAARGLDVDDIGHVISMDVPHGPEDYVHRIGRTARAAASGRASLFALEVERRTLQDIERIIRQELPRTEVPRKDPLFKQEMEAWLAKQRDPGPRQADHGSSKRPEGAAPGRHARTHGKGRPKGPSGQ
- the fghA gene encoding S-formylglutathione hydrolase — its product is MSAVTPTLVSEHACFGGTQSFWKHPSEACGGEMRFSVYTPPQAKHGKVPVLYYLAGLTCTEETFPTKGGAQRVAAELGLMLVAPDTSPRGAGIPGEDADWDFGTGAGFYLDATQEPWKARYRMGTYVTKELPGILGAHFPARMDREGIFGHSMGGHGALVTALRDPGRYRSVSAFAPIGAPIRSPWGKKAFGGYLGPDEQTWREYDATELLKAGRRVPALLVDQGTKDKFLPDQLHPHLLKEACEAAGQPLTLRMQEGYDHGYYFVSTFMEDHLRHHGAALNAG